TCGTCTGGTAGTGGCTGCGGGTCGCCGCGTGCGTCTTGTGCCACAACGGAACCACCAGTGGCGCACCGGCTTCGGCTCGGGTGTCGGAGAAGCAGATGATCGACTCGCCGTCGAGGTACTCCCGCACCAGGTTGCCGAAATACGGGGTGTGAATCAGCGCTGCCCCGTGTTCGATCTCGCCGGCGCAGCCGATGATCGCGGCCTTGCCGAACGCCTCGACCGCGTCGCTGCCGCCGAGCGCGCGCTTGAGTCGATCGGTGAGCAGGCGGGCCAGCGCCGGAGCGATCCGGGTGGCCTCATCTGACAGCTCGTGGTCGGGCCCGGTTCCTGCCCACGGGTTGCGCAGCACCGCCGCGGCGCTGGCTTGCACGGTGGGGCGGGCCGGGCGTTCCCCGCTCTCGGTGATGACGGTTTCGCGGTAGACGACCACCTTGCGAAGTCCGATGTTCTCGTAACTTTCGCTCTGTTGCATGCCACAGACGATAGAGCGCACGGGGGCTGACGGTCAAGGCGCGGCTGAGAACCGGCGTAGGCCTCGGTCCACAGCGGACAGAACTTCCGAATATTCGCAGGTAAAGGGCACTCGA
This genomic window from Mycolicibacterium goodii contains:
- a CDS encoding amino acid synthesis family protein, which gives rise to MQQSESYENIGLRKVVVYRETVITESGERPARPTVQASAAAVLRNPWAGTGPDHELSDEATRIAPALARLLTDRLKRALGGSDAVEAFGKAAIIGCAGEIEHGAALIHTPYFGNLVREYLDGESIICFSDTRAEAGAPLVVPLWHKTHAATRSHYQTISTRVSDGPRPDEIVIVAAGATGPRPHPRIGDRTTDPVVTIKSLESVLS